The following proteins come from a genomic window of Polyangiaceae bacterium:
- a CDS encoding CoA-binding protein, translating into MISAREQFWQGQTFAFVGNSAKKGFPRLSYGKSKKLGKTAFAVDPSCDAIDGDRAYPDFDALPHKVEAAVLEVPREETAEWVKKAADAGIQRVWIHMNRDTPEALEIAKDRGVSLLTGACAVMYVSRGPSYHSIHKLIAKLTKQY; encoded by the coding sequence ATGATCAGCGCACGAGAGCAGTTCTGGCAGGGACAGACCTTCGCGTTCGTCGGGAACTCGGCAAAGAAGGGCTTTCCTCGGCTGAGCTACGGCAAGAGCAAGAAGCTCGGCAAGACGGCGTTCGCCGTGGATCCCTCGTGTGACGCCATCGACGGCGATCGCGCCTACCCGGACTTCGACGCGCTTCCGCACAAGGTAGAGGCAGCCGTGCTCGAAGTCCCCCGCGAAGAGACCGCGGAGTGGGTGAAGAAGGCCGCCGACGCGGGCATCCAGCGCGTGTGGATCCACATGAACCGGGACACGCCAGAGGCGCTGGAAATCGCCAAGGATCGCGGCGTCTCGCTGCTCACTGGCGCTTGTGCCGTCATGTACGTGAGCCGCGGGCCGTCGTATCACTCGATCCACAAGCTCATCGCCAAGCTGACGAAGCAGTACTGA
- a CDS encoding type II toxin-antitoxin system Phd/YefM family antitoxin: MKRTWALQDAKNRFSELVSKALEAGPQVITRRGQVTAVLVSFDEWTRLSRRRGRLIDVLRKAPRVSPSGLAVDRVKDLGRDVEI; this comes from the coding sequence ATGAAACGGACATGGGCGCTGCAAGACGCGAAGAACCGATTCAGTGAGCTGGTTTCAAAGGCGCTCGAGGCCGGGCCGCAGGTGATCACTCGCCGCGGTCAGGTGACCGCCGTGCTGGTGTCATTCGACGAGTGGACGCGGTTGTCCCGTCGTCGCGGACGTTTGATCGACGTCCTCAGGAAGGCACCCCGCGTCTCGCCCAGTGGTCTCGCCGTAGATCGCGTGAAGGATCTGGGACGCGACGTCGAGATCTGA
- a CDS encoding response regulator transcription factor, translating to MARKRMRRLLSAIADVEVVAECTSGEQALSELDERDVDVAFLDIRMAGASGLEVSEAAVELGVEVVFTTAHPEHAVVAFEQGAADYLLKPVEAERLAAAVARVRERLSRAAAPRSESLDRVALEVRGELRLVDPGDVSHAVHDGQLVTVWVGAESILTELSLSELERKLPSGSFERVHRRALVNLRFVERLSPMASGGYRATLRGGHEVPVSRQAARALRRRLGIR from the coding sequence ATGGCGCGCAAGCGCATGCGGCGCCTGCTGAGCGCGATCGCCGACGTGGAAGTCGTTGCCGAGTGCACGAGCGGCGAGCAGGCCCTTTCGGAGCTCGACGAGCGGGACGTGGACGTTGCGTTCCTCGACATTCGCATGGCCGGCGCTTCCGGGCTGGAAGTGTCCGAAGCCGCCGTGGAGCTGGGCGTCGAGGTGGTGTTCACCACCGCGCATCCCGAGCACGCCGTGGTGGCCTTCGAGCAGGGCGCCGCCGACTACCTGCTGAAGCCCGTGGAGGCGGAGCGCCTTGCCGCGGCGGTCGCGCGGGTGCGGGAGCGCCTCTCCCGCGCGGCGGCGCCGCGGAGCGAGAGCCTGGACCGCGTGGCGCTCGAAGTGCGGGGCGAGCTCCGCTTGGTGGATCCGGGCGATGTCTCCCACGCCGTGCACGACGGCCAGCTCGTGACGGTGTGGGTGGGCGCCGAGAGCATTCTCACGGAGCTGTCGCTCAGCGAGCTCGAGCGCAAGCTTCCGTCCGGATCCTTCGAGCGAGTGCATCGCCGCGCGCTCGTGAACTTGCGCTTCGTCGAGCGGCTGAGCCCGATGGCGAGCGGCGGCTACCGGGCGACGCTCCGGGGTGGGCACGAGGTTCCCGTGTCGCGACAGGCGGCCCGCGCGCTCCGACGGCGCCTCGGCATCCGCTGA
- a CDS encoding RHS repeat-associated core domain-containing protein, with translation MCAGGGPKRAVPTATNPTKLVHFGARDYDPEVGRWISPEPIRFDGGTNLYAYANGDPVNYVDLDGTFATLPLAIASGAIAFSANVAGQALTQSGNGRPLQIDYGRAFVAGGVGFVQGAVAPYLVATRVGAGALGAVAGVANYALSTPSCAYDPDAALTAAFWGFAGGVLGGPGTSIPSTPRGGTIPNLSPVIWPSAFRRVSPSFLSGITAGNIAGGALAGMPDPG, from the coding sequence ATCTGTGCGGGGGGCGGCCCGAAGAGGGCCGTCCCTACCGCAACCAACCCAACCAAGCTCGTCCACTTCGGCGCCCGCGACTACGACCCCGAGGTCGGCCGCTGGATCAGCCCCGAGCCGATCCGCTTCGACGGCGGCACGAACCTGTACGCCTACGCCAACGGAGATCCGGTCAACTACGTGGACTTGGATGGGACCTTTGCCACCTTGCCCCTCGCTATCGCCAGCGGTGCGATCGCGTTCTCGGCAAATGTGGCTGGTCAAGCGCTCACGCAGTCGGGCAACGGGCGCCCACTCCAGATCGATTACGGAAGAGCGTTCGTGGCCGGAGGGGTTGGGTTTGTTCAGGGCGCGGTCGCGCCATACCTGGTGGCCACGCGTGTTGGAGCTGGCGCGCTTGGAGCTGTCGCCGGCGTGGCGAACTATGCGCTTTCAACGCCAAGCTGCGCGTACGACCCTGATGCTGCACTGACCGCCGCCTTCTGGGGATTCGCTGGCGGCGTCTTGGGCGGACCGGGGACGTCAATCCCCAGCACGCCGCGTGGAGGGACCATCCCAAACCTTTCCCCGGTGATTTGGCCGTCTGCCTTTCGACGAGTCTCACCGAGCTTTCTGTCGGGGATTACCGCTGGAAACATTGCGGGCGGGGCGCTTGCGGGCATGCCGGATCCAGGTTGA
- a CDS encoding NAD(P)-binding domain-containing protein → MKKPVLSVPGAEPAARRRTAPKHAETSDVRRFRGVLPASVLAAVAVVVALIATDGLAALRAPGPQSRPHQKAKLTCDACHRDGKPAATACPRCHGGHASRRSAHQDLRRAGEMTCATCHRIHRADEGVSFAENGSVWRYGSGWQRQIELSTLFRPRNAVSVALVPARACAGCHDLKSPRDPIAQCLLPGQESLGLDRPTVCFDEHRDITTIAGAGAKVAPGATTERDAAWEAAREAAAVVPTGGFGRGGLSRPLWWLGIGLAVGLSVLGVERGRQLLRDRKKKDATPEVRASAVVRLPQIDESTCLGCYACVDACPYDVIEVRRFVAVVARPDDCCGLTLCEQRCPNGSLVVRDGEPIEDRPRVGAALESADVPGLYLAGDLTGLPLIKNAINQGAEAMRGIAESLGRASGEGYDVIVVGTGPAGISALLEAKQKGLRALGLDQGSVASSIKSFPRGKLVFDQPLDIPLTGELWLEQSSKEELLAKWLRIVRKEKLEIVEHTRVVGVERASEGRFVVRTEGGGTHKARRVLLAVGRRGTPRTLSAEISEAAESTVFYSLADARSFAGQHVLVVGLGDSAMEAAIALAAQPSARVTIAYRGSGFRRGKAKNIAEVRRLVEAGRIELVLDAEVRRIEPRRVSLRTKSGDRTVDADAVIALIGAIPPWDLLERCGVSRR, encoded by the coding sequence GTGAAGAAGCCGGTGTTGAGCGTCCCCGGCGCGGAGCCTGCGGCGCGGCGCCGCACGGCGCCGAAGCACGCGGAGACGAGCGACGTGCGGCGCTTCCGTGGCGTGCTGCCGGCCAGCGTGCTCGCGGCGGTGGCCGTGGTGGTGGCGCTGATCGCCACGGACGGCTTGGCGGCGTTACGCGCGCCAGGTCCGCAGTCGCGCCCGCATCAGAAGGCGAAGCTCACCTGCGACGCCTGCCACCGCGATGGCAAGCCCGCCGCTACGGCGTGCCCGCGCTGTCACGGGGGCCACGCGTCGAGGCGTTCCGCGCATCAAGATCTGCGCCGCGCCGGCGAGATGACCTGCGCCACCTGTCACCGCATCCACCGCGCCGACGAGGGCGTGTCTTTCGCGGAGAACGGCAGCGTTTGGCGTTACGGCAGCGGCTGGCAGCGGCAGATCGAGCTTTCCACTTTGTTCCGTCCACGCAACGCCGTCAGCGTCGCGCTGGTCCCCGCGCGCGCTTGCGCCGGCTGTCACGATCTGAAAAGCCCCCGCGATCCCATCGCCCAGTGCTTGCTCCCCGGGCAGGAGTCCCTGGGTCTCGATCGGCCGACGGTGTGCTTCGACGAGCACCGCGACATCACTACCATCGCCGGGGCCGGCGCCAAGGTCGCGCCCGGCGCCACCACCGAGCGCGACGCCGCCTGGGAAGCCGCACGCGAAGCCGCCGCGGTGGTGCCCACCGGTGGCTTTGGTCGCGGCGGTCTGTCGCGCCCCCTGTGGTGGCTGGGCATCGGCCTCGCGGTGGGCCTTTCGGTGCTCGGCGTCGAGCGCGGGCGTCAGCTCCTTCGCGATCGCAAGAAGAAGGACGCCACGCCGGAGGTGCGCGCCAGCGCCGTGGTGCGCCTGCCGCAGATCGACGAAAGCACGTGTCTCGGCTGCTACGCGTGCGTGGACGCCTGTCCCTACGACGTGATCGAGGTGCGGCGCTTCGTCGCCGTCGTCGCGCGCCCCGACGATTGCTGCGGACTCACGCTGTGCGAGCAGCGCTGCCCGAACGGTTCCCTCGTGGTGCGCGACGGCGAGCCCATCGAGGATCGCCCCCGCGTCGGCGCCGCCCTCGAATCCGCCGACGTGCCCGGCCTCTACCTGGCCGGAGATCTCACCGGGCTGCCGCTGATCAAGAACGCCATCAATCAGGGCGCCGAGGCCATGCGCGGCATCGCCGAGAGCCTCGGTCGCGCGAGCGGGGAAGGGTACGACGTGATCGTGGTCGGCACCGGTCCCGCCGGCATCAGCGCGCTGCTCGAAGCCAAGCAAAAGGGGCTCCGCGCGCTGGGTCTGGATCAAGGCAGCGTGGCGTCCAGCATCAAGAGCTTCCCCCGCGGCAAGCTGGTGTTCGATCAGCCTCTCGACATCCCGCTCACCGGCGAGCTGTGGCTGGAGCAGAGCAGCAAGGAGGAGCTGCTCGCCAAGTGGCTCCGCATCGTGCGCAAAGAGAAGCTCGAGATCGTCGAGCACACCCGCGTGGTCGGCGTCGAGCGCGCGAGCGAAGGTCGCTTCGTCGTCCGCACCGAAGGCGGCGGCACGCACAAAGCCCGCCGCGTGCTCCTTGCCGTCGGGCGCCGTGGCACGCCGCGCACCCTCTCCGCCGAGATCAGCGAAGCCGCCGAGAGCACCGTGTTCTACAGCCTCGCCGACGCCCGCAGCTTCGCCGGTCAGCACGTGCTGGTGGTGGGCCTCGGAGATTCCGCCATGGAAGCCGCCATCGCCCTCGCGGCCCAACCGAGCGCTCGCGTCACCATCGCGTACCGCGGCTCCGGCTTTCGCCGCGGCAAGGCCAAGAACATCGCGGAGGTGCGCCGCCTGGTGGAGGCCGGGCGCATCGAGCTCGTGCTCGACGCCGAGGTCCGCCGCATCGAACCCCGGCGTGTCAGCCTCCGCACGAAATCCGGCGACCGCACCGTGGACGCGGACGCCGTCATCGCGCTCATCGGCGCCATCCCACCGTGGGATCTGCTCGAGCGCTGCGGTGTCTCCCGCCGTTGA
- a CDS encoding serine/threonine protein kinase yields the protein MERIGEYLVRRLVGEGGMGKVYEAEERLSKRRVALKVLRPELARSEDGRRLFLNEMQILAHLDHPGVVRCLACTESDGQLVMALEFLEGRTLRDYLNEHGSLGWEDAVGIAVQIASALAAAHRQDPPIVHRDLKPENVMILSDGTVKVMDFGIAKVLQELSKTTTHSVGTLQYMSPEQIDATGIDARSDLYCLGLVLYEMLAGKAPFESASPRELLNLQCTAEPPPLPEEVRASLPRGIERLLLEMLEKAPDDRPGSAADVLHDLEPFAPAAPAPPRSGPAKKKTEPMPAAEKPEPKPAEPKPAEPKPRADTIALVEKASAPREVSARTGILVVLALSIVAGIVAYVVRAQSSADVTPPEAPTATAGATR from the coding sequence ATGGAGCGCATCGGCGAGTACCTCGTGCGGCGGTTGGTCGGCGAGGGCGGAATGGGCAAGGTCTATGAGGCGGAGGAGCGCCTCAGCAAGCGGCGGGTGGCGCTCAAGGTGCTGCGGCCGGAGCTGGCCCGCTCGGAGGATGGCCGGCGCTTGTTCCTGAACGAGATGCAGATCCTGGCGCACCTCGATCACCCCGGCGTGGTGCGCTGTCTGGCGTGTACCGAGAGCGACGGCCAGCTGGTGATGGCCCTCGAGTTCTTGGAAGGCCGCACGCTCAGGGACTACTTGAACGAGCACGGCAGCCTGGGTTGGGAAGACGCGGTGGGCATCGCGGTGCAGATCGCCTCTGCGTTGGCGGCGGCGCACCGGCAGGATCCGCCCATCGTGCACCGCGATCTCAAGCCCGAGAACGTGATGATCCTCTCGGACGGCACCGTGAAGGTGATGGACTTCGGCATCGCCAAGGTGCTGCAAGAGCTGAGCAAGACCACGACCCACAGCGTGGGCACGTTGCAGTACATGAGCCCGGAGCAGATCGACGCGACGGGTATCGACGCGCGCTCGGATCTGTACTGCCTGGGCCTGGTGCTGTACGAAATGCTCGCCGGCAAGGCGCCCTTCGAGAGCGCTTCCCCGCGAGAGCTCTTGAACCTGCAGTGCACGGCGGAGCCGCCGCCGCTGCCGGAAGAAGTGCGCGCGTCGCTGCCCCGGGGCATCGAGCGGCTCTTGCTCGAGATGCTGGAGAAGGCTCCGGACGATCGCCCCGGCTCAGCGGCGGACGTGCTGCACGATCTGGAGCCCTTTGCCCCTGCGGCGCCGGCGCCGCCGCGCAGCGGTCCGGCGAAGAAGAAGACGGAGCCCATGCCCGCGGCGGAAAAGCCGGAGCCGAAGCCCGCGGAGCCGAAGCCCGCGGAGCCGAAGCCCCGAGCGGACACCATCGCGCTGGTGGAAAAGGCGAGCGCGCCGCGGGAGGTGAGCGCGCGCACGGGGATCCTCGTGGTGCTGGCGCTGTCCATCGTGGCCGGCATCGTGGCCTACGTCGTACGTGCGCAGAGCTCGGCTGACGTCACTCCGCCCGAGGCGCCCACCGCCACGGCCGGAGCCACCCGGTGA
- a CDS encoding histidine kinase: MTRRRYPRRFVRVTDEHQCCFGASFRGGPTPGGGLGAAGRRKRYRWRVTTVIATWRALWTPKRGGALLLVFVALVSAEWLATGSGVAMATDASLFAAFCLAAPAGYRVLVPRGGGLSVGHGLYALLCAALVLGWALLVRRALRLSWTYVIDGSSLGILWVLFLVGGWGLARDIELESGLHAQQRRAERMAESAERASLLALRAHLDPHFLFNTLNAIAEWCREDPAVAEAATLRLASMLRTMLGGIRSPSWDLETEIGLARSLFELYSIRDAARYRFRFEVPEPLPSVQVPPMVFLPLFENAVTHGAGAGHSGEVVVRLSVESTPDLRLHVEIENPGRFRGRRAGGEGIAMVERRLALAYGGEATLSFDADGDRTRTRVALPGALSAEVA; this comes from the coding sequence ATGACGCGGAGACGCTACCCGCGCCGTTTCGTCCGAGTAACTGACGAGCATCAATGCTGCTTTGGCGCGAGTTTCCGCGGCGGACCAACACCCGGAGGCGGGCTAGGCGCGGCCGGGCGTCGCAAGCGCTATCGTTGGCGGGTGACCACCGTGATCGCCACCTGGCGTGCGCTTTGGACGCCCAAGCGCGGCGGAGCGCTGCTGCTCGTGTTCGTGGCGCTGGTGTCGGCGGAGTGGCTGGCGACGGGATCCGGCGTGGCCATGGCCACGGATGCGAGTCTGTTCGCGGCGTTCTGTCTGGCCGCGCCGGCCGGCTACCGCGTGCTGGTTCCGCGGGGCGGCGGCCTATCGGTGGGGCACGGGCTCTACGCGCTCCTGTGTGCCGCGCTCGTGCTGGGGTGGGCGCTCCTGGTGCGGCGTGCGCTACGGCTGAGCTGGACCTACGTGATCGACGGCTCGTCCCTCGGGATCTTGTGGGTGCTGTTCCTCGTGGGCGGCTGGGGACTGGCGCGGGACATCGAGCTCGAGAGCGGGCTCCACGCTCAGCAGCGGCGCGCGGAGCGGATGGCGGAGAGCGCGGAACGCGCGTCGCTCCTGGCGCTGCGGGCGCACCTCGATCCCCACTTCCTGTTCAACACCCTGAACGCCATCGCCGAGTGGTGTCGAGAAGATCCGGCAGTGGCGGAGGCTGCCACGCTGCGACTTGCATCCATGCTGCGCACGATGCTCGGGGGCATTCGCAGCCCGAGTTGGGATCTGGAGACGGAGATCGGCCTCGCGCGCAGCTTGTTCGAGCTGTATTCCATTCGCGATGCCGCTCGCTATCGCTTTCGGTTCGAGGTGCCGGAGCCGCTCCCGAGCGTGCAGGTGCCGCCGATGGTGTTCTTGCCCTTGTTCGAGAACGCCGTGACGCACGGCGCCGGCGCGGGCCACAGCGGCGAAGTGGTGGTGCGGCTCTCGGTGGAGTCGACGCCGGACCTGCGGCTGCACGTCGAGATCGAGAACCCGGGCCGCTTTCGCGGGCGGCGCGCCGGGGGGGAGGGGATCGCCATGGTGGAGCGGCGCTTGGCCCTCGCCTACGGCGGCGAGGCAACGCTCAGCTTCGACGCTGATGGAGATCGGACCCGGACGCGCGTGGCGCTCCCGGGTGCGCTTTCGGCGGAGGTCGCGTGA
- a CDS encoding cyclic nucleotide-binding domain-containing protein produces MSEWPDAVFDAPLLRGVDARGRREIAAAGRLLSAAEGERIYGPGEHGDAFFVVLSGEVELSAVRRGDEDVSTLRVARRGDSFGEEAALPGATRAATARARQGAELAEVPVPVFARVLGRGATGGELAARQERALRRAASRDLLRTLSLSRDLDEDDLDLLLDAVEWKRFERGERLYGAGDRADACFLVVDGLVQLQLEDDGRVHVSGYVSRGDFFGDEDALGPGKRSESAVALGDGHCLRVPKGALGTLSDRNPGLLPRLRRLTADREALQLSVVGGAVKNATQHVFKDLYRMQMARSLLAIDQDTCVRCGHCAWACADVHGVSRLVRRGDKIVARVETEVTAQSLLLPSSCQHCENPVCMIDCPTGAIGRDPRGEVFIRDDLCTGCGACAKACPWENISMAPRPGSEVPLAVKCDLCRKYEEPACVSACPTESILRLDPRRDFAEVRKLLGGTARATTRTAALPLIPVAGGIAAVIAAVGLSIPGLRLGAGIFAGVGCLALGAYALPKRLVKRRMKPRSRRSGGDAALPRSKTKQWLSLHVALGLLTMALVVAHAGSRFSATPAGALHLVFWLVALLGVFGAVAYRVLPSRLGRLERAGALPEDFRAERERLLDRFHRALTGKSELVKTLAERVLSPYARSGSGPIVLLSSGRSLSQEQRALRARVEAMLQGRGQEKLDGLDDLIRIVVELRALPLRRALTASLRVWLPLHIIASAVLLVLLLLHVLAMVRL; encoded by the coding sequence GTGAGCGAGTGGCCCGACGCGGTGTTCGACGCGCCGCTGCTCCGCGGCGTGGACGCCCGTGGGCGTCGCGAGATCGCCGCCGCGGGCCGGCTGCTCTCGGCCGCGGAGGGTGAGCGGATCTACGGCCCGGGAGAGCACGGCGACGCGTTCTTCGTCGTGCTCTCCGGCGAGGTGGAGCTGTCCGCCGTGCGGCGCGGCGACGAGGACGTCTCCACCCTGCGCGTCGCTCGGCGCGGCGACAGCTTCGGCGAAGAAGCGGCGTTGCCCGGCGCCACGCGGGCCGCCACTGCCCGCGCGCGGCAGGGGGCGGAGCTCGCGGAGGTGCCCGTCCCCGTCTTTGCCCGGGTGCTCGGCCGCGGCGCGACCGGCGGGGAGCTCGCGGCGCGGCAAGAGCGAGCGCTGCGGCGCGCCGCCTCGCGGGATCTGCTCCGTACGCTCTCGCTCTCGCGCGATCTCGACGAGGACGACCTCGATCTGTTGCTCGATGCCGTCGAGTGGAAGCGCTTCGAGCGCGGAGAGCGTCTGTACGGCGCGGGCGACCGCGCGGACGCCTGCTTCCTGGTCGTCGACGGCTTGGTGCAGCTGCAGCTCGAGGACGACGGCCGCGTCCACGTCTCCGGCTACGTGAGCCGCGGAGATTTCTTCGGCGACGAAGACGCCCTCGGCCCGGGCAAGCGGAGCGAGAGCGCCGTCGCCCTGGGCGACGGTCATTGTCTGCGTGTTCCGAAGGGCGCCCTAGGTACCCTCTCGGATCGGAACCCGGGGCTGCTCCCTCGCCTTCGTCGCCTCACGGCGGATCGCGAGGCCCTGCAGCTCTCGGTGGTGGGCGGCGCGGTGAAGAACGCCACCCAGCACGTCTTCAAAGATCTGTACCGCATGCAGATGGCGCGCTCGCTCTTGGCCATCGATCAGGACACCTGCGTGCGCTGCGGCCATTGCGCCTGGGCTTGTGCGGACGTCCACGGCGTTTCGCGCCTGGTGCGTCGCGGAGACAAGATCGTCGCGCGGGTGGAGACCGAGGTCACGGCGCAGAGCTTGCTCTTGCCCAGCTCCTGCCAGCACTGCGAAAACCCCGTGTGCATGATCGACTGCCCCACGGGCGCCATCGGTCGTGATCCCCGCGGCGAAGTGTTCATCCGCGACGACCTGTGCACCGGCTGCGGCGCCTGCGCCAAGGCTTGCCCCTGGGAAAACATCTCCATGGCGCCGCGGCCCGGCAGCGAGGTGCCGCTGGCGGTCAAATGCGACCTGTGCCGCAAGTACGAGGAGCCCGCCTGCGTGAGCGCGTGCCCCACGGAGTCCATCCTGCGGCTGGATCCGCGGCGAGACTTCGCCGAGGTGCGGAAGCTCCTGGGCGGCACTGCGCGCGCCACCACGAGGACGGCGGCGCTGCCGCTGATCCCCGTTGCCGGCGGCATCGCCGCCGTCATTGCCGCCGTGGGGCTCTCCATTCCCGGACTGCGGCTGGGCGCGGGCATCTTCGCCGGCGTCGGCTGTCTCGCCCTCGGCGCTTACGCGCTGCCCAAGCGGCTGGTGAAGCGCCGCATGAAGCCGCGCTCCCGCCGCTCGGGCGGCGACGCCGCGCTGCCACGCTCCAAGACGAAGCAGTGGCTGTCGCTGCACGTGGCCCTTGGGCTGTTGACGATGGCGCTGGTGGTCGCCCACGCTGGAAGCCGTTTTTCCGCGACCCCGGCCGGGGCGCTGCATTTGGTCTTCTGGCTGGTGGCGCTGCTCGGCGTGTTCGGCGCCGTTGCGTACCGCGTGTTGCCCTCCCGCCTCGGACGGCTGGAGCGCGCCGGAGCACTGCCGGAGGACTTCCGCGCCGAGCGGGAGCGCTTGCTGGATCGCTTTCACCGCGCCCTCACCGGCAAGAGCGAGCTGGTGAAGACCCTCGCGGAACGCGTGCTCTCACCTTACGCCCGGAGCGGCAGCGGCCCCATCGTGTTGCTTTCGTCCGGGCGCTCGCTGTCACAGGAACAGCGCGCGCTGCGTGCTCGCGTCGAGGCCATGCTGCAAGGACGCGGCCAGGAGAAGCTCGACGGGCTCGACGATCTGATCCGCATCGTGGTGGAGCTCCGGGCGCTGCCCCTGCGGCGGGCGCTGACGGCGAGCCTCCGGGTGTGGCTCCCGCTGCACATCATCGCCAGCGCGGTGCTTCTGGTGCTGCTGCTGCTCCACGTGCTCGCCATGGTGCGGCTGTGA
- a CDS encoding RCC1 repeat-containing protein, with product MGDWHACARLQDGDVVCWGANSNGQVGNGVGSQLSAPPSAVGLKNAVGVSAGHDHTCAVRKDGSVVCWGSIADGELKESLSPVVVDGLVDATSVSAGDKFTCAVRQTGGITCWGYNNWGQLGAGSSAYTSSLPVQVPGIQDAIALQAGDDHACALRKTGEVMCWGRNQVGQLGNATLEASDKPVPVADLTNVVSVRAGPATSCALRQGGELWCWGVYAPNVTSKTPIQLTDIADATDLSIGLAECALHSTGSVACWGINSWGALGLGTSDSSLAPVTATNLSSVTSLSGGIQHACAASAGGGVACWGFNFYGQLGDGTSTSAAAPTAVPAVTDALAVTAGDGHSCAARSTGQIACWGDNMSGQLGDGTQIGSLTPVVVAGIDDAIAIGAGHGFTCALRSGGAVACWGANYFGEIGNSAAPNPALTPTAVVDVTDAIDLSVSDFHSCVVRKSGKVACWGSSSDFKLGSYPVPAGVAAEVSGVSDAVMVSAGAAHTCATRTDGTVACWGSNYQGQLGSETTYVTFSSPVAGLVDVVALSAGQGHTCAVRKSGSVVCWGSNYWGQLSVETPTQSATPIEVKGITDAVGVATGKTYSCARRKTGAVVCWGAGAYGELSDDQAFSYQPRAIIWPPKE from the coding sequence GTGGGCGACTGGCATGCGTGCGCACGGCTTCAGGACGGTGACGTTGTTTGCTGGGGTGCGAACAGCAACGGCCAGGTGGGCAACGGTGTCGGCTCCCAATTGTCCGCGCCACCGTCTGCGGTCGGTCTAAAGAACGCAGTTGGGGTCAGCGCGGGTCACGACCACACGTGCGCAGTTCGCAAGGACGGTAGCGTCGTTTGCTGGGGTTCCATAGCTGACGGCGAGCTCAAAGAGTCCTTATCGCCCGTCGTGGTCGACGGGTTGGTTGACGCTACGAGCGTCAGTGCAGGAGACAAGTTCACGTGTGCCGTCCGACAGACAGGGGGAATCACGTGTTGGGGTTACAACAATTGGGGACAGCTTGGCGCTGGTTCGTCCGCCTACACGTCGAGTCTTCCCGTACAGGTCCCAGGGATCCAGGACGCCATCGCGCTACAGGCGGGCGATGACCACGCGTGCGCGCTCCGCAAGACGGGCGAAGTCATGTGCTGGGGACGCAACCAAGTCGGCCAACTCGGCAACGCAACGCTCGAGGCGTCTGACAAGCCCGTTCCCGTCGCCGACCTGACGAACGTCGTCAGCGTCCGCGCTGGCCCGGCAACTTCGTGTGCGCTGCGCCAGGGGGGTGAACTCTGGTGTTGGGGAGTGTACGCGCCCAATGTCACCAGCAAGACCCCCATTCAATTGACCGACATCGCCGACGCGACCGATCTCTCCATTGGCCTTGCCGAATGCGCCCTTCACAGCACGGGTTCGGTGGCGTGTTGGGGCATCAATTCCTGGGGCGCTCTCGGACTGGGGACCAGTGACTCCAGTTTGGCTCCGGTGACCGCGACGAACCTCTCGAGCGTCACCTCTCTGTCCGGAGGCATTCAGCACGCATGCGCCGCTAGTGCCGGCGGTGGAGTCGCATGCTGGGGCTTCAATTTCTATGGCCAACTGGGCGACGGCACGAGCACCAGCGCGGCAGCGCCCACCGCCGTGCCGGCTGTTACGGACGCGCTCGCGGTGACAGCGGGCGACGGGCATTCGTGCGCCGCGCGTTCCACCGGCCAAATCGCATGTTGGGGGGACAATATGAGCGGCCAGCTCGGCGACGGAACCCAAATCGGGAGCCTCACACCCGTCGTCGTTGCAGGCATTGACGACGCAATCGCCATCGGCGCAGGGCACGGCTTCACCTGTGCGCTTCGTTCCGGGGGCGCCGTTGCCTGTTGGGGCGCCAACTACTTCGGAGAGATTGGCAACTCGGCGGCGCCGAACCCAGCATTGACGCCAACAGCCGTGGTCGACGTCACCGATGCCATCGACCTCAGCGTGAGCGATTTCCACAGCTGCGTCGTGCGAAAGAGCGGCAAAGTCGCCTGTTGGGGCTCCAGTAGTGACTTCAAGCTCGGAAGCTACCCCGTGCCTGCCGGCGTCGCGGCCGAAGTGTCTGGAGTAAGCGACGCGGTGATGGTGAGCGCAGGAGCCGCGCACACTTGCGCCACCCGCACCGACGGCACTGTCGCGTGCTGGGGTAGCAACTACCAAGGCCAGCTCGGCAGCGAGACGACTTACGTTACGTTTTCGTCACCCGTTGCGGGCCTTGTCGACGTCGTGGCGCTGAGTGCGGGGCAAGGCCACACGTGTGCCGTACGCAAGTCGGGGTCGGTGGTGTGCTGGGGCTCGAACTACTGGGGTCAGCTGAGCGTCGAAACGCCCACGCAAAGCGCCACTCCCATCGAAGTGAAAGGCATCACCGATGCGGTAGGCGTGGCGACGGGAAAGACGTACTCGTGCGCGCGCCGAAAGACCGGCGCCGTCGTGTGCTGGGGCGCCGGGGCCTACGGCGAACTCAGCGACGATCAAGCCTTCAGCTACCAACCAAGAGCAATCATCTGGCCGCCCAAGGAGTGA